The following proteins are encoded in a genomic region of Ammospiza caudacuta isolate bAmmCau1 chromosome 3, bAmmCau1.pri, whole genome shotgun sequence:
- the LOC131556061 gene encoding gallinacin-9, with protein MRILFFLVAVLFFLFQAAPAYSQEAADTLACRQSRGSCSFVPCSAPLVDIGTCRGGKLKCCKW; from the exons ATGAGAATCCTCTTCTTCCTCGTTGCtgttctcttcttcctcttccaggctgctccag CTTACAGCCAGGAAGCCGCTGACACTCtggcctgcaggcagagccggggctcctgctccttcgtgccctgctctgctcctctggtTGACATCGGGACCTGCCGCGGTGGGAAGCTAAAATGCTGCAAATGGTAA